The following coding sequences lie in one Thalassoglobus polymorphus genomic window:
- a CDS encoding type IV pilus biogenesis protein PilM, producing the protein MSQKIIEWSIDGIRVIEADASGRVAQCGFWETFEHHDTSFTSQEIGQKLKDWMTSAGISSGSAILVLPREAVVVRQLQLPNAPEEEIPDLVKFQSAAKSSLAIDDLSLDYLRVESGGEGLAVLTASIDRKRLQRMQQIASAAGFEVQHATITSLTAGQFAKTFGGASLGADQPEIIVFQRQSLVELSIYDRGALVFSHSLVLPEENRLKPLESGLSRLTVSLNQTHPNVKVNRCYLLGTTADADVRGLLEKRFQDHVTHVQLPESLAGGHDTVTFETLIGAALPVAQANLKLDLLNPRKKIEKPDRKKWYWIGGSTAAALLLALTFGIFLSKKGALEQSIEALNSSIAEIDKDLNAGKPQDQAFNSIEVWMQGQKNPIVAWNELRRHMPGTEKLYMSELRLQPVSDKEVEARFTGVGFAKERNDVDDLYQKLAENGFRVTPQATSNTTRDPDYPVRFEINIDVLRPATSPKTSVEKKTRSTAAAVTSESSPQS; encoded by the coding sequence ATGTCACAGAAAATCATAGAATGGTCCATCGATGGGATTCGTGTTATCGAAGCAGATGCGTCTGGCAGAGTTGCTCAGTGCGGTTTCTGGGAAACATTCGAACATCACGACACCAGCTTCACGTCACAAGAGATTGGTCAGAAGCTTAAAGATTGGATGACCAGTGCCGGGATTTCTTCCGGTTCTGCAATTTTGGTCCTCCCCCGGGAAGCGGTCGTCGTACGTCAATTGCAATTGCCCAACGCACCTGAAGAAGAGATTCCTGACTTAGTCAAATTTCAGTCGGCAGCGAAGTCGTCATTGGCTATTGACGACCTTTCACTTGATTATCTACGAGTCGAATCGGGTGGTGAAGGGCTGGCAGTCCTCACGGCATCCATCGATCGCAAAAGATTGCAGCGAATGCAGCAGATAGCTTCTGCTGCCGGTTTCGAAGTTCAACACGCGACGATCACATCATTGACCGCTGGGCAATTCGCCAAAACATTTGGAGGAGCCAGTCTCGGCGCGGACCAACCAGAAATTATCGTCTTCCAACGTCAGTCACTCGTCGAATTATCGATCTACGATCGAGGCGCGTTGGTGTTCAGTCACTCGCTGGTACTTCCTGAAGAGAATAGATTGAAGCCACTTGAGAGTGGTTTGTCTCGGTTGACTGTCTCGCTGAATCAGACTCATCCCAATGTCAAAGTGAATCGATGTTATCTCCTCGGAACAACCGCTGACGCTGACGTTCGAGGACTGCTTGAAAAGCGTTTCCAAGACCATGTCACTCACGTTCAACTGCCTGAGTCTCTCGCTGGGGGACACGACACCGTTACATTCGAGACGCTCATTGGAGCTGCTCTGCCCGTTGCACAAGCCAATCTGAAGCTGGATTTACTGAACCCGCGCAAGAAAATTGAAAAGCCGGACCGAAAAAAATGGTACTGGATCGGTGGCTCTACTGCGGCTGCACTTTTATTGGCACTCACCTTTGGGATCTTCCTTTCCAAAAAGGGAGCTCTCGAACAGAGCATTGAAGCTCTCAACAGTTCCATCGCCGAAATTGACAAAGATCTCAACGCAGGTAAGCCACAGGATCAGGCTTTCAACAGCATCGAAGTCTGGATGCAAGGACAGAAAAATCCAATTGTCGCTTGGAATGAACTCCGCAGGCATATGCCTGGAACAGAGAAGCTTTACATGAGTGAGCTACGCCTTCAGCCGGTGAGTGATAAAGAGGTCGAAGCCCGGTTTACCGGTGTCGGCTTTGCGAAAGAGCGAAACGATGTCGATGACCTCTATCAAAAGCTCGCAGAAAATGGATTTCGTGTGACACCTCAAGCAACTTCAAACACCACACGAGACCCTGACTACCCCGTCCGTTTTGAGATCAACATCGATGTGCTTCGGCCCGCGACTTCGCCCAAGACTTCGGTAGAAAAGAAAACGAGATCAACAGCAGCGGCAGTGACCTCGGAAAGTTCCCCTCAATCCTGA
- a CDS encoding cadherin repeat domain-containing protein translates to MQQREKYLAIGLGSIVVLWFGLPVFENSFLEPINNLVSEEEALQAEANERFDQQIEQRKRAKQLADWRKISLPPDPLDAQRLYEEWVSSLAKLSGFEETKVTLGRRSSQQDVFVTIPVTLETKATAQELAQFLERFESVELLHRISTCDVISPASEGNPDLQITLTAEGLSMKSAKQRTRLFPQIKLQTELKENQTVVEVEDATGFPEKANFRVRIDDEFLNVTAIDGNKWTLQRGVASTFSKSHSPGTTLELFPLLSEVEADSNAVEAMWSQSIFTKPAPQANYDPKLAATTAPPAIRGTKWDWKLNVTSWNPAFGSPMYTLIDSPQGVEIDERTGNLSWNVESDIDLGPRELQVLVYGSASKQAGFTSTVDMRVRDPNEPPVIDQTGTLRFFLGRASKKTIAADDPDGENGKLKFSIANAPEGMQIGENDGVLSWTPAESLEAQTYEIQVTVTDSDEDSESVTKTIPVSLEEDSARYTFLTTTFKRVFGEGREEWEAYLFDRATNKTTMLRKGEEVTITDFEMTVQGIGDDFVEVARPDGTYRIVFERPLVEMVKLPDSAVEPATIEESTEEAETTDSSKDSNAAPPTAPVKESPAESDAKEPVEPVTPQEEKVENPETSEAESTPEPTTPLEAPGPPSAEDGES, encoded by the coding sequence ATGCAACAGCGTGAAAAGTATCTGGCGATTGGACTTGGCAGCATTGTTGTCTTGTGGTTCGGCTTGCCTGTGTTTGAAAATAGTTTCTTGGAACCCATCAATAATTTGGTTTCAGAGGAAGAAGCACTTCAGGCCGAAGCGAATGAACGTTTTGATCAGCAAATCGAGCAGCGAAAGAGAGCGAAGCAACTTGCCGACTGGAGAAAGATCAGCCTCCCTCCCGATCCACTGGATGCACAGCGACTGTATGAAGAATGGGTTTCCAGTTTGGCAAAGCTTTCAGGATTTGAGGAGACGAAAGTCACTTTGGGACGTCGAAGCTCGCAGCAAGACGTGTTTGTGACAATTCCGGTGACGCTCGAAACGAAGGCGACTGCTCAGGAATTGGCCCAGTTTCTGGAACGTTTCGAATCGGTCGAACTTCTTCATCGAATTTCAACTTGTGATGTGATTAGCCCAGCGAGTGAAGGGAATCCGGATCTCCAGATCACCCTGACCGCTGAGGGACTATCAATGAAATCCGCGAAGCAGCGGACTCGACTTTTCCCTCAAATCAAATTGCAAACGGAACTCAAAGAAAATCAAACCGTGGTTGAGGTGGAAGATGCCACTGGTTTTCCAGAGAAGGCAAATTTTCGAGTTCGCATCGATGATGAATTTCTGAATGTCACGGCAATCGATGGAAACAAGTGGACCCTTCAACGGGGAGTTGCCTCCACATTTTCCAAAAGTCATTCGCCAGGCACGACACTCGAACTGTTCCCACTGCTCAGTGAAGTTGAAGCCGATTCAAACGCTGTCGAAGCAATGTGGAGCCAGAGTATCTTCACAAAACCTGCTCCACAGGCAAACTATGATCCGAAACTGGCAGCCACAACTGCTCCGCCAGCAATACGTGGCACCAAATGGGACTGGAAACTGAATGTCACCAGTTGGAACCCGGCTTTCGGCTCCCCCATGTACACTCTCATCGACAGTCCACAAGGTGTAGAAATTGATGAACGGACTGGAAATTTGTCTTGGAATGTTGAATCCGACATCGATCTTGGTCCGCGAGAACTTCAGGTTCTGGTCTACGGTTCTGCGAGTAAACAGGCAGGCTTCACTTCGACTGTCGACATGCGGGTTCGTGATCCCAACGAGCCGCCGGTCATTGATCAGACCGGGACACTCCGCTTCTTTCTGGGAAGAGCATCGAAAAAAACAATCGCAGCCGATGACCCAGATGGTGAAAATGGCAAGCTCAAATTTTCAATTGCCAACGCTCCAGAGGGAATGCAAATCGGTGAAAACGACGGCGTTCTCAGCTGGACCCCTGCCGAATCGCTGGAAGCACAAACATATGAAATTCAGGTCACTGTGACCGACTCAGATGAAGACTCGGAATCGGTCACAAAAACGATTCCAGTTTCTCTCGAAGAGGACTCCGCACGCTATACATTCCTGACAACGACCTTCAAACGTGTCTTTGGTGAGGGGCGCGAAGAATGGGAAGCGTATCTGTTTGATCGAGCTACGAACAAAACTACCATGTTGAGAAAGGGTGAAGAGGTCACCATCACTGATTTTGAAATGACAGTTCAAGGAATCGGTGATGATTTCGTTGAGGTCGCTCGGCCTGACGGAACGTACAGGATTGTCTTTGAGCGCCCTCTAGTTGAGATGGTGAAGCTTCCAGATTCAGCAGTCGAACCAGCGACTATTGAAGAATCAACAGAGGAAGCGGAGACAACAGATTCATCGAAAGATTCGAATGCTGCCCCACCAACTGCTCCGGTCAAAGAAAGCCCAGCAGAGTCCGATGCCAAAGAGCCTGTGGAGCCAGTCACTCCACAGGAAGAAAAAGTTGAGAACCCTGAAACTTCGGAAGCCGAATCGACACCGGAGCCAACGACTCCACTTGAAGCCCCGGGGCCTCCAAGTGCTGAGGATGGCGAGTCTTGA
- a CDS encoding oxidoreductase produces MSYPRVSTFKTPEDFQERLNHLGLNLQFDREVQSGVSSPLGQSVPFQDQFIGNRFCILPMEGWDAESDGKPTDLVRRRWRNFGLSGAKLIWGGEAVAVRHDGRANPNQLLINEENLTGIQELREIVESAHRERFDTTDDLLVGLQLTHSGRFARPNDGKKLEPQIGYRHPVLDKKFAIDSDDKIMSDDDLSKLIEDFVSAAVLSQKAGYKFVDVKHCHGYLGHELLSGFDRPGKYGGSFENRTRFLREIVSGIRAEAPGLEIGVRVSIFDFTPFEPGADRIGVPSVLESYNSAFGGDGSGQGIDLEEPARFLNLLQELGIKLVCTTCGSPYYNPHIQRPAIFPPSDGYQPPEDPLVGVDRQIQATAQLKQQFPELLIVGSGYSYLQEWLPNVGQYAVANGLVDFVGLGRMVLSYPELPADVLAGTTMPRKKICRTFSDCTTAPRNGIISGCYPLDPFYKEMPERQELLSIKKKMG; encoded by the coding sequence ATGTCCTATCCACGTGTTTCAACCTTTAAAACCCCTGAAGACTTTCAGGAACGCCTCAACCATTTGGGATTGAATCTCCAGTTCGACCGAGAGGTTCAATCAGGCGTGAGTTCCCCGCTCGGTCAGAGTGTTCCGTTTCAAGACCAGTTCATTGGAAACCGATTCTGTATCCTTCCGATGGAAGGCTGGGACGCAGAATCGGATGGAAAGCCGACTGACCTCGTTCGCAGGCGCTGGAGAAACTTCGGTCTGAGCGGCGCCAAACTGATCTGGGGTGGTGAGGCTGTCGCCGTCCGACATGATGGCCGTGCGAATCCAAATCAATTGCTAATCAACGAAGAAAACCTCACTGGCATTCAGGAACTGCGGGAAATTGTTGAATCAGCTCACCGAGAACGGTTTGACACCACTGACGACTTGCTTGTCGGCCTGCAACTCACTCACTCGGGACGATTTGCCCGGCCCAATGACGGTAAGAAACTCGAACCACAGATTGGATATCGACATCCAGTTCTTGACAAAAAATTTGCGATCGACTCCGATGATAAAATCATGTCGGATGATGATCTTTCAAAGTTGATCGAAGATTTCGTATCAGCTGCGGTTCTCTCTCAAAAAGCGGGTTACAAATTTGTTGATGTGAAACATTGTCACGGCTACTTGGGACATGAGCTTCTGTCCGGCTTTGATCGTCCAGGAAAGTATGGCGGAAGCTTCGAGAATCGGACTCGCTTTCTACGTGAAATCGTGTCAGGAATTCGGGCTGAAGCTCCCGGGTTAGAGATCGGGGTACGTGTCAGTATTTTTGATTTCACTCCATTTGAACCGGGTGCAGATCGCATCGGTGTTCCGAGCGTGCTTGAGTCTTACAACTCGGCGTTTGGCGGAGACGGGTCAGGGCAGGGGATTGATCTTGAAGAGCCAGCAAGGTTTCTTAACCTGCTTCAAGAACTTGGCATCAAGCTCGTTTGCACAACCTGTGGAAGTCCTTATTACAATCCGCACATCCAACGACCTGCAATCTTTCCTCCTTCAGACGGTTACCAACCACCCGAAGATCCTCTGGTTGGAGTGGACAGGCAGATTCAGGCAACGGCTCAACTGAAGCAGCAATTCCCTGAGTTACTCATTGTTGGGTCGGGGTATTCATACTTACAGGAATGGCTTCCGAATGTCGGTCAGTATGCGGTTGCGAATGGACTCGTTGACTTCGTCGGACTCGGACGAATGGTTCTTTCGTATCCTGAACTACCCGCCGATGTCCTGGCGGGAACCACAATGCCGCGAAAGAAAATCTGCCGAACATTCAGCGATTGCACAACGGCGCCTCGAAACGGCATCATCTCCGGGTGCTACCCACTCGATCCGTTCTATAAGGAAATGCCCGAGCGGCAAGAACTCCTCTCCATCAAGAAAAAGATGGGGTAG
- a CDS encoding Gfo/Idh/MocA family oxidoreductase: protein MADQNANNSRRDFLKTGATVGAATALLSNFAASSKVYAAGDEILRVGLVGCGGRGTGAANQALRADPNVHLVAMGDAFPEKIERSLENLKRQKDVSDRVLVEDNHKFSGLDAYRYVIDSCDVVILATPPGFRPEHLEYAVEKGKHIFTEKPMATDAPGVRRALAAVKKAEEKGISMVAGFCWRYDSTKKALFEKVLNGDIGDVRCVYGTYLTNPVKSMPDASTRPEGMSNLEWMVRNWYNFTWLSGDGLVEQACHTVDWVAWAKNDVPPVSCTAVGGRQIPAKGGNIYDHIEINYLWEDGSRGFLAQRQISGCHNENNLYILGAKGQANMTRRGATISGSEEWKYKGETPNMYQVEHNEMFKGIREGKPINDGERMMNSTMMAIMGRMAGYTGKEVTWEMAMNSEDKLVPEVSNWDTPVEIPEMSMPGLTPFK, encoded by the coding sequence ATGGCCGATCAAAACGCCAATAATTCACGTCGAGATTTTCTCAAAACAGGAGCAACAGTCGGAGCAGCGACTGCGTTGCTGTCCAACTTTGCAGCCAGTTCAAAAGTCTATGCGGCAGGAGATGAAATTCTTCGTGTCGGTCTTGTCGGCTGTGGTGGGCGTGGAACAGGGGCTGCGAACCAGGCATTGCGAGCGGACCCCAATGTCCACTTAGTCGCAATGGGGGATGCGTTCCCGGAAAAAATTGAGCGAAGCCTCGAAAACCTGAAGCGTCAAAAAGATGTTTCAGATCGGGTCCTCGTCGAGGATAACCACAAATTTTCCGGACTCGATGCCTATCGGTATGTGATCGATTCTTGCGACGTTGTCATTCTCGCAACACCTCCGGGATTCCGCCCTGAACACCTTGAGTATGCAGTCGAAAAAGGGAAGCACATCTTTACTGAAAAGCCGATGGCAACGGATGCCCCGGGTGTGCGTCGAGCGCTTGCAGCAGTCAAAAAAGCTGAAGAGAAAGGAATCTCCATGGTCGCTGGCTTCTGCTGGCGATACGACTCCACGAAAAAGGCACTCTTCGAAAAAGTCCTGAATGGTGACATCGGTGATGTTCGGTGTGTCTATGGAACCTACCTCACCAATCCAGTCAAATCGATGCCCGACGCCAGCACACGACCTGAAGGGATGAGCAATCTCGAATGGATGGTCCGGAACTGGTACAACTTCACCTGGCTCTCCGGTGACGGACTCGTCGAGCAAGCTTGCCACACAGTCGACTGGGTCGCTTGGGCGAAGAATGATGTTCCACCAGTCAGTTGTACCGCAGTCGGTGGACGTCAGATTCCTGCCAAAGGGGGCAACATCTATGACCACATCGAAATCAACTATCTGTGGGAAGATGGATCACGCGGATTCCTGGCACAACGCCAAATCTCTGGTTGCCACAACGAGAACAATCTCTACATTCTCGGAGCAAAGGGCCAAGCGAACATGACCCGCCGTGGAGCAACCATCTCCGGCTCAGAAGAGTGGAAATATAAAGGTGAAACGCCCAACATGTATCAAGTTGAGCATAACGAAATGTTCAAGGGGATCCGGGAAGGCAAGCCGATCAACGACGGCGAACGCATGATGAACAGCACCATGATGGCGATCATGGGACGCATGGCTGGCTACACAGGCAAAGAAGTGACTTGGGAGATGGCAATGAACTCCGAAGACAAATTGGTTCCAGAAGTCAGCAACTGGGACACTCCTGTCGAGATCCCAGAAATGTCGATGCCCGGCCTGACTCCGTTCAAGTAA
- a CDS encoding endonuclease/exonuclease/phosphatase family protein: MDESLNNNESNASTSSKLQQFVQSVLGLVGWLTILGLTLRLTVRDSIFGISTLYYMTPLALLVVGSSVGLLNSLLKRKRTHILFWGVMFVVLTMWWKETDWKFHPSPTQSENDLVILLANIAQDQDFDHLANIVEEVEPDLIGFLEALALTDEQKHNWSTRFPDYSWTLIGGGTQLLAKGEISSPWVKPLEDGTRISRSIVNVKGATLHCFIIDVASTLFLSRAPALDLLTEFVKDSVDENVIILGDFNTPRDSVHFDELRKNHTNLLEKVGQSYAATWPQPLPILTLDQIWVNKQIEPVACEHRYNQNSDHSIVIGRIRVKSNRN; this comes from the coding sequence ATGGATGAATCCCTGAACAATAATGAGAGCAATGCTTCGACGTCGTCGAAGCTGCAGCAATTCGTTCAGAGTGTCTTAGGACTCGTTGGCTGGCTGACGATTCTCGGTTTGACATTGCGGTTAACGGTTCGAGATTCCATCTTCGGGATTTCGACCCTGTACTATATGACTCCCCTGGCACTGCTTGTCGTTGGCTCCAGTGTTGGATTGCTGAACTCTCTACTAAAACGAAAACGGACTCACATCCTGTTCTGGGGCGTGATGTTCGTCGTGTTGACAATGTGGTGGAAAGAGACTGACTGGAAATTTCACCCAAGTCCAACTCAGTCCGAAAACGACCTCGTCATTTTGCTGGCGAATATCGCTCAAGATCAAGATTTCGACCACCTCGCCAATATCGTCGAAGAGGTCGAGCCAGACCTGATAGGATTTCTTGAAGCACTCGCATTAACCGACGAGCAAAAACATAACTGGTCGACCAGATTTCCCGACTACAGCTGGACGTTAATTGGCGGGGGCACGCAATTGCTCGCCAAAGGTGAAATCAGTTCCCCGTGGGTTAAGCCACTCGAAGATGGAACACGGATCAGTCGCTCGATTGTGAATGTCAAAGGGGCCACACTGCACTGTTTTATCATTGATGTCGCTTCAACGTTATTCCTGTCGCGTGCTCCGGCACTCGACCTCCTGACGGAATTTGTTAAAGATTCAGTAGATGAAAACGTCATTATTCTCGGGGATTTCAATACTCCGCGAGATTCTGTTCACTTCGATGAACTGCGAAAAAACCATACTAATCTGCTTGAAAAAGTGGGGCAAAGTTACGCCGCCACATGGCCACAGCCACTCCCGATACTCACTCTTGATCAGATTTGGGTCAATAAACAGATCGAACCGGTCGCTTGTGAACATCGTTATAACCAGAACTCAGACCACAGTATTGTGATTGGACGAATTCGCGTGAAATCGAACCGGAATTGA
- a CDS encoding HAD-IA family hydrolase, with product MSIKSPNVKYKCVAFDAVGTLIHATPSVVDAYWSIGQRYGSELTRDVVKKRFGKTFSSRQLSLQTDEQSEYEFWQAVVKDVLGPVPAADECFNELYNHFGKPEAWRVDSDAEETIQALNELGIDVAIASNFDKRLNSVMDGHAALEGISHRVISSEIGWRKPSRQFYKLLSEKVHCHSHQILMIGDDFENDVAAARDAGLDAIQLVANNEATDAHQQIRSLKETLNHVIENG from the coding sequence ATGTCTATCAAATCGCCGAATGTTAAGTACAAGTGCGTCGCATTTGACGCAGTTGGTACGCTTATACACGCCACACCTTCGGTTGTTGATGCGTACTGGTCGATTGGCCAGAGATATGGTTCAGAGCTCACTCGCGATGTTGTTAAAAAGCGATTTGGAAAAACATTTTCCTCTCGACAGCTTTCGCTTCAGACCGATGAGCAGTCTGAGTACGAATTTTGGCAAGCGGTCGTCAAAGACGTTCTCGGCCCGGTTCCAGCCGCAGACGAATGCTTCAACGAACTCTACAATCATTTTGGAAAGCCAGAGGCCTGGCGAGTGGACTCTGATGCCGAAGAAACGATTCAGGCATTAAACGAACTCGGGATAGATGTCGCAATTGCATCGAATTTCGACAAACGACTCAACTCTGTCATGGATGGACATGCCGCTTTAGAAGGGATTTCACACCGCGTGATTTCTTCAGAAATCGGTTGGAGAAAGCCAAGTCGACAATTTTACAAACTGCTTTCAGAAAAAGTCCATTGCCACTCACATCAAATCTTAATGATCGGTGACGATTTCGAGAATGACGTCGCAGCTGCCAGAGATGCAGGGCTTGATGCGATTCAACTCGTTGCGAACAATGAAGCAACAGATGCTCATCAACAGATCCGATCTTTGAAGGAAACTTTGAATCACGTGATTGAGAATGGATGA
- the pheT gene encoding phenylalanine--tRNA ligase subunit beta has product MPVISVEGEWLKQLLGQEYQVEELADALEQIGCDVEEVIDVERFRCPMCGSAVEGSLGADVTRRCNWCDFEQEDPFVKIGESKVIRLDLLAARPDLFDVGGISRALKGYLGEVQGLPEYGVEPSDLKVKIDPAVAGDDCHRPFIRCAVIEMAKVDDVTLVALMKLQEALHWGVGRDRKLASIGVYDLDTITGPITYTTLDPDKDSFEPLGKAGVPMTGRQILEEHPKGIAYAKLLADHHRYPALKDANGIVLSMPPIINSEATKVKLDSKRLFVDVTGISESAVVKSLDTFVSSLLELGGKAFSVEITQADGEVLVSPDLTPREVDIDLSEAKRWLGLPLDPESLKASLRRMRLDAKPVDGSDNNFRVRYPALRTDFKHMVDVFEDLAIGFGYKNIVPSYAGQATTGQARPEEDQSDLFRAVLLGLGFTEIMSLPMTTEDLHYNKFRLPVPEHYTRIANPKLKAMTVVRSHLMTGLMEHLRENRRAHLPIRFFELDNVTVLDPTAETGAREERHISIVEMGKEASYASIRSATDSLLFEMGHKGEYAISEHFSFIPGRVASVETGTEVQGILGELHPEVITNFGLDHPVAMAELTVMKID; this is encoded by the coding sequence GTGCCCGTTATTAGCGTTGAAGGTGAGTGGCTCAAGCAGCTGCTCGGACAGGAATACCAAGTCGAAGAGCTGGCAGACGCTCTGGAGCAGATTGGATGCGACGTTGAAGAAGTGATCGACGTTGAACGCTTTCGCTGCCCGATGTGTGGAAGCGCTGTCGAAGGTTCGCTTGGTGCGGATGTCACGCGGCGATGTAACTGGTGTGACTTTGAGCAAGAAGATCCTTTTGTCAAAATTGGCGAAAGTAAAGTGATTCGCCTCGACCTGTTAGCCGCTCGCCCCGATCTGTTTGACGTCGGCGGGATCTCACGAGCCCTCAAGGGGTATCTCGGCGAAGTTCAAGGCCTCCCGGAATATGGTGTTGAGCCATCCGATCTCAAAGTCAAAATCGATCCGGCAGTTGCTGGGGATGACTGTCACCGCCCATTCATTCGCTGTGCTGTGATTGAAATGGCGAAGGTTGACGACGTCACTTTGGTTGCCCTGATGAAACTTCAAGAGGCGTTGCACTGGGGCGTCGGTCGCGATCGCAAACTTGCATCGATTGGTGTTTACGATCTCGATACGATCACCGGTCCGATTACTTACACAACGCTCGATCCTGATAAAGACTCTTTCGAACCGCTTGGAAAAGCGGGCGTCCCGATGACTGGACGACAGATTCTTGAAGAACACCCCAAAGGAATCGCCTACGCCAAGTTGCTGGCAGATCATCACCGATATCCCGCTCTCAAAGATGCTAACGGGATTGTGCTATCGATGCCTCCGATCATCAACAGCGAAGCGACAAAGGTCAAACTGGACTCAAAACGACTGTTCGTCGATGTCACCGGGATCAGTGAATCGGCGGTCGTGAAATCTTTAGACACGTTCGTCTCCTCATTGCTCGAACTCGGCGGGAAGGCATTTTCCGTTGAGATTACGCAAGCTGATGGCGAAGTGCTGGTCTCTCCCGATTTAACACCGCGTGAAGTCGATATCGATCTCAGCGAAGCGAAACGCTGGCTCGGATTACCACTCGATCCGGAGAGTTTGAAGGCATCACTCCGAAGAATGCGGCTCGACGCCAAACCTGTCGACGGTTCGGACAACAATTTCCGAGTTCGATATCCTGCTTTACGGACCGACTTCAAACATATGGTGGACGTCTTCGAAGACTTGGCAATCGGATTCGGCTACAAGAACATTGTCCCCAGCTACGCCGGTCAGGCAACAACAGGACAGGCACGCCCGGAAGAGGATCAAAGCGATCTGTTTCGAGCCGTTCTGTTAGGCCTTGGTTTCACAGAAATCATGAGCCTGCCGATGACCACAGAAGATTTGCATTACAACAAGTTCCGTCTTCCTGTCCCCGAACACTACACGCGCATCGCCAATCCAAAGCTGAAAGCGATGACTGTCGTCCGATCACACTTGATGACCGGATTGATGGAACACTTGCGAGAGAATCGCCGGGCACACTTGCCGATTCGCTTTTTCGAACTCGACAACGTGACCGTTCTTGATCCGACTGCAGAGACCGGCGCACGTGAAGAGCGACATATTTCGATCGTCGAGATGGGAAAAGAGGCCAGCTACGCCTCGATCCGCTCCGCGACGGATTCTTTGTTGTTTGAAATGGGACACAAAGGCGAATACGCAATCAGCGAGCATTTCTCGTTCATTCCCGGGCGTGTCGCTTCCGTTGAAACGGGAACGGAAGTGCAGGGAATTCTGGGAGAATTGCATCCAGAGGTGATCACCAACTTCGGCCTTGATCATCCAGTTGCCATGGCAGAATTGACTGTCATGAAGATTGATTGA
- the trpD gene encoding anthranilate phosphoribosyltransferase, whose product MHKNIRVILDQLLSQQEVDANQMRTAIGSIMDGECSPVDISSLLTALAMQGETETEIAGAASAMRERSLKIQTSRTGLIDTCGTGGDKLHTFNISTATALVVAGCGQPVAKHGNRSVSSSSGSADVLETLGVNIGLTAEQAGNCLDEIGICFCYARLFHGAMKHVAPIRAELGIRTIFNLLGPLTNPASAEFQLLGANSNANAEKIAKAASQLGTSRTFVVCGNNQLDEVSLWGTTAVWEVRGDSVQKQTWTASDFGLAECSPDDLIVSSPSESADVIRGVLAGQSGSARDIVVANAAAALVCSRMADSLTDGVSKVQHAIDSGQARDLLKQLVSWTQKQATTD is encoded by the coding sequence ATGCACAAGAACATTCGAGTTATCCTCGATCAGTTACTCAGTCAGCAAGAAGTGGATGCCAACCAGATGCGAACAGCGATTGGTTCAATCATGGATGGTGAGTGTTCTCCGGTCGACATTTCGTCTCTGCTCACAGCACTGGCAATGCAAGGTGAGACAGAAACGGAAATCGCTGGCGCGGCCTCAGCAATGCGTGAACGTTCACTGAAGATTCAAACTTCTCGGACCGGATTGATTGACACCTGCGGGACAGGTGGCGACAAGCTTCACACTTTCAACATCAGCACAGCCACAGCCTTAGTCGTAGCAGGTTGTGGGCAACCGGTCGCGAAGCATGGGAACCGTTCGGTATCCAGTTCGAGTGGATCTGCCGATGTCCTCGAAACGCTCGGCGTGAATATTGGCCTCACCGCAGAACAGGCGGGGAACTGTCTGGATGAGATCGGGATTTGCTTCTGTTATGCTCGCCTCTTCCACGGAGCAATGAAACATGTCGCACCGATTCGTGCGGAACTTGGAATTCGAACAATTTTCAATCTCCTCGGGCCTCTGACGAATCCAGCTTCTGCCGAGTTTCAGTTACTCGGAGCAAACAGCAACGCCAACGCCGAGAAAATCGCCAAGGCTGCAAGTCAACTTGGCACAAGTCGAACGTTTGTCGTCTGCGGTAACAATCAACTTGACGAAGTGAGCCTCTGGGGCACTACGGCTGTTTGGGAAGTCAGGGGCGACTCCGTTCAAAAACAGACATGGACCGCAAGTGACTTCGGACTCGCCGAGTGTTCACCGGATGATCTGATCGTCTCATCCCCTTCCGAAAGTGCCGATGTCATTCGCGGGGTGCTCGCCGGACAAAGTGGTTCTGCCAGAGATATCGTTGTCGCAAACGCCGCTGCGGCTCTGGTCTGTAGCCGAATGGCAGATTCACTCACCGACGGAGTCTCGAAAGTTCAACACGCCATTGATTCAGGACAAGCCAGAGACCTGCTCAAACAATTGGTCTCCTGGACACAAAAACAAGCAACGACCGACTGA